A stretch of the Ostrea edulis chromosome 9, xbOstEdul1.1, whole genome shotgun sequence genome encodes the following:
- the LOC125658405 gene encoding dual specificity protein phosphatase 4-like: MDTLTVTGITVDMLVKWQQNVQEEVLILDSRPFISYNEGHIVTATNVHCPPILKRRSGGFVALENIVPCSEKRERLENGEFKRIIVYDGDTVDLEQSAKDSNLYSVLKSLRQQIEVGELCYIKGGYKEFSSMYPQMCRRQSKLTTCSTLNVEHDNAHRQEAPVEILPFLYLGNFQDASNLELLHRLGITSLMNVSTKCKNLFEQDFSYMNVPVDDNPNADLAVWFPQSNTFIDTVRENRGKVLVHCQAGVSRSATICLAYLMYTAKVGLETAFEHIKSRRSVISPNLNFMRQLENYEKEIKSHDGTLNTSVSDSSMDSSMDTSSSNETASSTSSGLQSTSGSSLSQGQVFGGGAFDFTFSPTFSSPNTPLLSPS, from the exons ATGGACACATTAACCGTGACAGGAATTACAGTGGACATGTTGGTGAAGTGGCAGCAAAATGTCCAGGAAGAAGTATTGATTCTGGATAGCAGACCCTTCATTTCCTACAACGAAGGCCATATTGTCACTGCAACGAACGTACACTGTCCCCCGATACTGAAGCGACGATCGGGGGGATTTGTGGCCCTAGAAAATATTGTACCGTGTAGcgaaaagagagagagattggaAAATGGCGAGTTCAAGCGAATCATCGTTTACGATGGGGACACTGTAGACTTGGAACAGTCTGCCAAGGACTCTAACCTCTATTCAGTGTTAAAAAGTCTTCGACAACAAATTGAAGTGGGTGAACTGTGTTACATTAAAG GAGGTTACAAAGAATTCAGTTCCATGTATCCACAAATGTGTCGCCGCCAGTCTAAACTCACCACCTGTAGCACTCTGAACGTGGAACACGACAATGCACATAGACAG GAGGCCCCAGTGGAAATACTACCCTTCCTCTACCTGGGAAACTTTCAGGATGCCTCCAATCTAGAGCTTCTGCATCGACTGGGAATAACATCCTTAATGAATGTGTCAACAAAGTGCAAGAATCTGTTTGAGCAGGACTTCAGCTATATGAACGTTCCTGTGGACGACAACCCCAATGCAGATCTGGCAGTCTGGTTCCCACAGAGCAACACATTTATAG aTACAGTTCGAGAAAACCGAGGCAAGGTTTTGGTACACTGTCAGGCTGGAGTGAGCCGCAGTGCTACAATATGCCTTGCATATCTCATGTACACCGCCAAAGTGGGACTGGAAACTGCTTTCGAACACATCAAATCTCGCCGTAGTGTCATATCCCCAAACCTGAACTTCATGCGACAGCTCGAGAACTACGAGAAAGAAATCAAATCTCATGATGGGACTCTAAACACCTCAGTTTCTGATTCCTCCATGGACAGCTCAATGGATACCTCCTCCTCTAATGAAACGGCTAGCAGCACCAGCTCAGGGTTGCAGTCCACCAGCGGCTCCAGCTTATCCCAGGGACAAGTGTTCGGGGGCGGAGCTTTTGACTTTACATTCAGTCCGACATTCTCATCTCCCAATACCCCGCTACTCTCACCGAGTTAG